In Treponema primitia ZAS-2, a genomic segment contains:
- a CDS encoding ABC transporter permease, translating into MSAKRKKKSPLGLYIAVLLLSLTFITALVSLFWTPYSLDDTSGERLEGPSPAHLFGTDKLGRDLASFVMIGTRIAYMVGLGAILIAGVTGIFTGILAAWLPQWADSAISSILDTLIAFPTLLLAMLIGATQGRSTWTAVISIGIACSAVIARLTRILSKQVMSKWFFISAKTSGTGKLAITFRHILPNIWQVLSVNIAVMFGVSILAEASLSYLGLGVPPPNASLGRLMQGAQSTVLIAPLGAIVPGAVIIAIVIGVNLLADSIRDRYGVAGGISQ; encoded by the coding sequence ATGAGCGCGAAAAGAAAGAAAAAAAGTCCCCTGGGGCTTTACATTGCTGTTCTGCTTTTGTCCCTTACTTTTATTACTGCCTTAGTATCCCTGTTTTGGACGCCTTACAGTCTGGATGATACTTCCGGGGAGCGCCTGGAAGGGCCCAGCCCGGCCCACCTCTTTGGAACCGACAAGCTGGGGCGGGATTTGGCCAGTTTTGTCATGATCGGGACACGGATAGCCTACATGGTCGGCCTGGGGGCCATTCTAATCGCCGGGGTTACCGGAATTTTTACGGGCATCCTTGCGGCATGGCTGCCCCAGTGGGCGGATAGCGCAATTTCCTCAATCCTGGATACCCTGATTGCCTTTCCCACACTATTACTGGCCATGCTCATCGGCGCTACCCAGGGCAGAAGTACCTGGACCGCAGTTATTTCCATCGGCATCGCCTGTTCTGCGGTAATAGCCCGGCTTACCCGCATTCTGTCAAAGCAGGTCATGTCCAAGTGGTTTTTTATCAGCGCAAAAACCTCAGGTACGGGAAAGCTTGCCATCACCTTCAGGCACATATTGCCGAATATCTGGCAGGTGTTGTCGGTGAATATCGCTGTTATGTTCGGCGTATCGATACTGGCGGAGGCTAGCCTGTCATATCTGGGGCTTGGGGTACCCCCGCCAAACGCATCATTGGGCAGGCTCATGCAGGGGGCTCAGTCAACGGTACTGATCGCTCCCCTGGGAGCCATTGTTCCCGGGGCGGTCATCATTGCCATTGTTATCGGGGTGAACCTGCTGGCAGACTCCATCCGCGACCGGTATGGTGTGGCCGGGGGTATTTCCCAATGA